The sequence CATGACAGCAGGACTCTCCTAAATGAGAACAtggtggtggttaagtacaaggactagAGGAATGTCCCTGTACTAACCACGGTTCATAGTAACACCAGCTCCAAGTCGTCATCACTGATTCCGTCAATGCTCCTTCCAAGCATGATAACCTTTTGcactattctctactgattctacTGGATCTTTTTGCAGTGTTTAATACAGTAGACcacaaactcctcctcaccataatccactcaattggccttaaggacactgctttCTTCTGGTTCTCTTTCTATCTCTTTGGCCGCTTCTTTAGAGTATCTTTCACTGGCTctacttcttctcctcttcctcttgatgttgggGTCCTCTACTCTTTTCTCTCTACACAGCCCCCATCAGACAGattatcagtagatttggctttcaggACCATCTCTATGCCTACGACACCCAcatatacacttcatcccctgataTCACCCGTGCTTTACTACAAAACACCAGTgattgtctctaacatcatgtcctctctgtatctaaaactaaacctgtcaaaaactgaacttcttgtctttccaacatctactaactcacctaaaaTTGATATTTAAATTTCGGTCTGCGGTACTGTCATAACTCTTGGGCAACAGACCCGCTGTCTTGGGTCAtgtttgactctgatctttcctttgttctccATATCCAATCACTTGCACGCTCTTGTtgtctgcacctcaaaaacatctccataATCTGCCCTTTTCTTACGCTGGAAATGGCCAAAACTTTCGTTGCCTTGATaaattctcgtcttgactactgtaaTTGGTCTCTCTCTTACTAAActctcacttcactggttgccctttGTAGAGGGAAGGAGTATTATGCAAATATATGTACAGTAGATGTAAGTTCCTTGTATACAATCATTAATCATGAACAGGGTATGGAAGCATTAGCAAAACAACTAGGAAGAGATATGATAGAAATACCAAGTGATCAGCTTCAATTCCTGATGGAAGGAGTTGAGTACATTCTCCGGCATAActattttgtttttgaggaagattTTTACATACAGTTGACCATCACCgctatgggcaccagattcgcccccagttatgccaatctatTTTTGGCTAATTGGGAGGAGGATCATATCTCAACCAAACTGGGGACgagtctggtgctctggcgaCGGTTTATAGATGACATTTTATTTGTTTGGTAGGATAGTGAGGAATCCCTGGATATATTCTTGTCAGAAATTAATGTAAATAATAGGGGCCTGATATTTACACCAAAGATGAGCAAGGAGGAGGTGGAATTCTTAGATCTGAATATTGTTAGAAAAGGAACAAAAATTGCTGCAATACATACTTCAAACCGGTGGCGAGAAATAGCTACATACGTTTTACAAGCTGTCATCTTCCACGATGGCTCATAAATATACCGACAGGCCAGTTTAGACGGCTTAAACGCAACTGTACAGAAAACTAAAAGTTTGAAGAAGAAGCTAAGACCTTGAGCCAACAATTTCTAGATAGAGAATATCCTATGAAAGTAGTTGGAAAAGCTCTAGACAAGGTGAGGAGTATGGATCGAAAATAATTTTTGGAAGATAAGGTTCCACAAATGGATGACACATTAAGATGAATACTACCTTTCCACTCTCAATATTATCAAATGGAAAGGATTATTAAAAAGTATTGGCATATTCTATTGGAAGATAAAACAGTAGGTCCCCTCCTGAGACCCGAGCCAAAAATTACATATACTAAGGCAAATAACCTTGCGTCCACAGTAGCCCCCACAGTAAAAAAGACACTGACAGCATCAAGTGGATCTAATTGGTTGACAATCAAGGTTTTTTTCAGATGCGGTCAGTGCAACAATTGTAAAACCACTTCTTTTCCTAAGAAAACCATGGAGCTTAGTTCCACACAGAATTATTTTAAACTACCAATTAGTGACGCCTTAACATGTAACTCTAGAGATGTGATCTACCTTCTTGAGTGTACATGTAATAAACAATATATTGGGAGGACAAAGAGAACGTTAAAGAAAAGAGTGTCAGAACACATCTCGAATATTAAAAAGGGTTATGAACTACACTCCCTCTCTAGTCATTTTAAGCGAGTCCATAATTGCGATCCATCTTTCCTCAGATTCTGTGCATTGGAAAAAGTTAAACGCCCATGGAGAGGAAGCAATCATATCATGCATATGTCCAGACTAGAATCAAGGAGAATTTTTGAGTTTGACTCACTATTGCCCAAGGGCCTCAATGCCAAAATCAAATTATTCGGCTTCCTATAAATATGGGGGCGTGTCCTGCGGTGATGTGGGGTCAAAGTCAGGCTGTTTTTCTAGCACTTTGACCTCACCTCCCTACAGGACTCTCCCCTCAATCCACACAACATTGGAATATGAATATGAAATCAAACATGGATTAAGATATAATGTATTAATGTATATATATTCAATCATTGGTCTTATATGCGGTTTTTATGCGTTTTATATGCGGTTTTtaaattttatacattttatgtatTTGGTAATTAATATTTGAATATTTGTGCAAATGTATTATATATGCATATGAGTTTCTATCCATATGTTTATTAGGTGCTGCAAATGAACTTGAGATTTATTCACATAATACCGAATCCGGTTCCAGGATTTATGACAACCCCTATTATCCCAAAGACCTTGTGGTATATAAAGCCCATACAAGTAGTCTAATGTTATAGCCCCTGATGAAGGGCtgtagaccctgaaacgcgtttggtgctggaCATTAGACTTTTTGCTCATTAATTTATTTGTGAACATTTGATGCTACATTCCCGTTGATATCTTTACCTCCAAGTCAATGGTAGCGGAGGCAGAGGGAATTTAGGACCCAGGAAACTGAAGACCTACTTCAGGATATGGCTGCAGAGTCACGTAGGATGCTACGTTCGACTCAGAAACCACGCGGGATGCCGCGCTGGGTAAGCCAAACTAAGGAACTTCCACAACCGATAACCGGAGAGCTCAGGAGCGGTAATGTACCATCATAGTACTGCTTATTAGATACTGTGTACCTGAATTGAAGAGGAGTATACCCTCCATCAAATACACTATTCAGGATTACGATCCTGCTGCTATTAAGCTATTGTCATTCATCCGGATTCTGTCTACCATATTACCTATGGGACATAGCGGGCTCGTGCAATATTTATGGTAATATCCTACCATCAAGCAGCATTTTTTGTGGTTTTATGTGGTGATTGCGAACTTGTGAGACATACGGGGGTCTGCAAGATTTTCATTCCAATTAGTTGCACCACTACATGTCAGATATTTTAATATTGCTGGTTTTATGTCATTTTAGCTTTATGTACTACTATATATAGAGTATTAAATAACTATTTTATGCGATTATTTTATGCAAGTGTTTTATCACCTATTCCCATCTAACGAGTGCCCCTCCACATTTCATTTAttataacttcggtaattgattttaaagtggaaaaccactttgaaACTTGAAACTGAGCTTGGCTTCAGTTCCgacagatctccgtacagtattattccgaagttatgAAGGAAGCGACTTTGGAGTGTAGGTAGTTAACCCCATTCAGGACCCTGCGATTTTATGTTTTAAGTCtgcggagttgtgtgagggcttatttattGCACGATGATCTGTCGTTTTTCTTtaaattttggagtgtgtatgactttttgatcactttttgttcaATTTTTTGTGAGGTGAAGTGACAAATAAATAGTGAATCAATGCCTTTAAAGACAGGACTTCTGCCATATATCTACAGCAGAGGTCCAGAAAGGGTTAAAACTCAGCGCAGTAACAGTACGGTGCAGGGATGATACAGTGCAGGCTTAAGAGCAAGGAGTACAGCATTGCTTGCTAGGTGTATTATACAGCTTAGTATCTTTCTTTCTCTTCTGTTACGGTCCACTCTTTAATATGGCTTCCTAAACTGCTTTAGGAAACCTTGAAGTGTGGATGTACCCTTCGAGTTCCAAAGAGATTATAGATGATATTTAAGTGTCCCCGCAAAAGGTAACTTTGGGATCTGTGTATTTTTCAAGGGAGCCAAATGTGAAAAAACAAcgttaacaataataataataataataataataataataataataataataatatcaccaAATCTACAAGAACATTTAAAGATTTTGCTGCTGTCCTTATTTTTGGACATTTGGAAATTCATGTTTGAATATTTTTCTGGAATATAGATGTAATGTAGACACATAGACAGTAAGTCATTGTTAATCCACAATATGTTTCAGGTTTTTACAGATATGTTGGAAATTTcaatattttgaaaaatttccTGCAGGTCATATTAAAGGAGATATCTTGATTGACCTCAGCATTGGTTCTAtaccttatcatctgtattcatgcTGTGAGTTTTTCAAAGACATCATAGTGCTCAAGGTCAGTGACCGATGCATCATGGAGCTGAAAAGATGGGTGGACACACGTACAGGAGCATTTGATTGGAGCCATGCAACAAAACTTCATGTAGACACAGAAGGAAACAGGTAAAGGATTTGTCCACATATTGGGGGAAACCTACTGTCATTCTCGTAATTTCTACTGTACAAAAGATATGAAGCAGATTTAGAAAATGTTTAGGCagtatatctttatctactttattCTTGCACTGCTACTCTGTTTCAGTTCAAATTTAGTcagtggggaagatttatcaaagtggtgtaaagtagacctggcttagttgcccatagcatccaatcagattcttcctttcatttttcacagctcctttggaaaatgaaaggtggaatctgattggttgctattggcaactaagccagctaagccagttttgctttacaccactttgataaatctcccccagtattCTCACCCATAGGTTCTGCTGAAGGGAAGcaatataactagtgttgagtgaatcaaagcatccgaagtggaattaaattcgacctttaggaaaaatTTCATTCGCCATGAATCCAAATTTCATCTTGCATCGTGGTAATAAAAAAattttctttctaaaatggtggctgcggcCAGGATGCTACTGTTGGCCCGACGGTCCTGCTTCAATGTAGGAATTTTACACACAAC is a genomic window of Bufo bufo chromosome 1, aBufBuf1.1, whole genome shotgun sequence containing:
- the LOC120999325 gene encoding nicotinamide N-methyltransferase-like; translated protein: MDSNTYKLYHKDCFDSREYLDTYFLDKDDMVFGEDSLLFPIEHLRKTFAFGHIKGDILIDLSIGSIPYHLYSCCEFFKDIIVLKVSDRCIMELKRWVDTRTGAFDWSHATKLHVDTEGNRLKFNGR